Within Bremerella sp. JC817, the genomic segment CGACCGGCGTGACGAAAAGCTGCTCGAGCGTTCCCAGCTCGCGTTCACGCACAAGGGCGAACGAAGTCAGAAACAACGTCACCAATTGCAGAATGATGCCGACCAGCCCCGGCACAAAGAAGTGAGCACTATCGAGGTCTGGGTTATAAAGCAAACGCGTTCGCACTTCGATCGGCAAAGCGATCGCTCCGTTTTCGTCCCGAGAAGGAGCGACCTGCAGCGTATCGGCGAAGTTTTTCGCCCTTCCCATCGATAAGTTCAGCCCCAATAGCTGCGCCGTGCTTTGCGCCGTGGTGGCGACCTGGGAATCGCTACCATCGATCAGCACTTGAACTTCGACCTGTTCGCCTCGAAGCAGCTGATCAGAAAAGTTCGGCGGGATTCGTAGGCCGGCTCGGGCCCTTCCGGAAGTCAACGCTCGATGGAACGACTCCTCGTCGTACACTTCTTTCAGCAGGCGAAACTTGCGAGTGTTGAGGAACGACGAAATCATCTCGCGCGAGCTTTGCCTTCCATCCAAATCGAAGACCACCAGCGGAATGTTTTCGATCTCGGTATCGATGGCATATCCGAAGATGATCGTTTGCATCACCGGCACGACCAGCATGAAAAACAGCGTGATCGGTTGGCGACGAATATGGAAGAACTCTTTCACCAGGACCGCCCACAGCCCCAGCAGTGGATTGCCCGACTTCCGTTGCCCAGGCGACTTCTTGGCGATCGGTACTGGCGGTTCTTCTGATTCGGCCTCGGTCGTTTTATCGCTTAATTCGGCTTGAACTTCGTTTGCTCCTTCTTTCTCCGCATTCGCGGTGAGCGTCACGAAGACATCCTCCAGCGAAGGCGTGATTGGGCGGAGCTCGATTTGTTGATCGGTGACACCAAGATGCTGCCGTAATGTGTCCGGCGAAAGAGTATCGTCAATCAAGACATGCAGCGTTTCACCAAACAGCGTCGCATCACGCACCCCTTCCTGTTGTCGCAACTGCGAAAGATGCTCGGCGGCATGCGGCACCCGCAGTTCAAATCGCTGGGTACCTTCCGGCGTGATCTGAGGCAACTCTTTCAGTTCGTCCGGTTTCCCCAGGACCAGCAACCGCGAAAGATAGAGGTATCCGACATCGGTGCAGCGTTCCGCTTCATCCATGTAGTGGGTCGTGACGACCAGCGTGACACCGCGGCCGGAGAGCTCGAAAAGCAAATCCCATAAGTGACGCCGAGCGACCGGATCGATGCCGGCGGTTGGTTCGTCGAGAAACAACAAGTCTGGCTCGTGGATCAACGAACATGCGAGCGCCAGCCGCTGTTTCCATCCGCCCGAGAGCGTTCCAGCTAATTGATCGATGTAGTCGTGAATCCCGGTCAGGTCGAGCACTGCCTGCTTCCGTTCTTCCAGCCGCTGCGAGTCGAGCCCGTAGATTCGGCCGTAGAACTCCAGGTTCTCGCGTACCGTTAGATCGGCATACAAACTGAAGTGCTGCGACATATAGCCGACACGCGGCTTGATGCTTTCCGACTCGATGTATGCGTCGCGCCCCAGAACAATCGCTCCGCCATCGCTAGGTGGCAAAATCCCCAGCAGCATACGAATGATCGTCGACTTGCCGCTTCCGTTGGGACCTAGCAGTCCGAAGATCGCACCTCGTTTGACTTGAAAGCTGACATCGCGCACCGCCACGAAGTCGCCGAAGCGACGCCATAAATGCTGAACGTCGATGACCACGTCGTGATCGCTCATGGGGCGTCCTTCAAGGGATCGAGCGAAACATCGACCGTCATCCCGGGACGTAGTCGCCCCACTTTCTCGTCCAATTCGACTTTTACCCGGAACACCAGCTTCGACCGATCCTCCAGCGTTTGTACGTTGCTGGGAGTGAACTCGGCCTGACGAGCAACGTAGACCACTTCACCGATATGCTCTTCCCCTGGAATACCATCGACGTTGACCGCCAGCTTGTCGCCGACCTGGATTGCTCGTTGATTCTGCGGCACATAGCAGCGAACCCAGAGGTTCTCTTGATCCAGGATCGACATCACCGGAGCACTTGCCCCAACAAGGTCGCCTGGTTGAAGGTCGAGGGCTTCCACGAACCCATTGACCGGGCTGGTGATGTTCAGCTCTTTCTTCTGCTCCCGAATCACCTCGACCGAGGCCTTCGCGGCATCGCGGGCCGCTTTGGCCTGGGCAATGTCTTCCGCACGATAGCCATTCTTGGCCAGTTCCCAGGCCGCCTTCGCTTCGGCCATCTGCCCTTCGGCCTGACGTATTTCTTCTTCGCGTGTGCCTGCTTCCAGCAGCGATAACTCTTGGCCTCGCACTTCGACTTGTGACTGGGCGGACTCCAATTCTTTGGTCGCCGCGTCGAATTCTTCCCGCGAGATCGTGTTGTTTTCGTAAAGCCGATTGCGACGTGCGAAGTTCTCTTTGGCCAGCAACAACTCGGCCGCGGCGACCTCTTTTCGCCCGCGTGCCGCTTCGATCTCTTGCGGACGTGGCCCGGTCTTCAGCTTGTCGTAGTTGGCCAGGGCCTGATGATACTTCGCCTCGGCCTGGGCAATTTCTTCGACGCGGAAACCGGTCTTCAACCGCTGATACTCTGCTTCGCGCTGGGCCAGCGTCTCGATCGCCTCTTGCTCACGCTGCAGCAGATCGAAAGGTTCTAATTCGACCAGCAACTGTCCGGTGGCAACCGTGTCCCCTTCTTCCACCAGGACTTGCTTGACGCGACCGCCAACGCGTGAGCCGATCCGAATTTCGTCGGCTTCGAGAAAGCCAGAGACCACATTGGGCGGCGGGACGAACTTGCTGTAGGCGACTAATCCTCCGAGAACGAGGATTACCATTCCGACGATGAGTGCTCGATATACCATCGTTGCCCGACTTTCGCGTGGGATGCAACTCGAGGAGAATGTCGACGATCTGCCTTCATTCTATCGCTCGCCGGGCATCGATCCCACCTGGGCAAAGAAACCTTTACGGTTCGATGCGGTTCTTTCGTCCGCCGGTCACGATCATCGGTTGCCAGTCTTTGGCAGCTTCATCGGCACTTAAGACCATGT encodes:
- a CDS encoding ABC transporter permease, which produces MSDHDVVIDVQHLWRRFGDFVAVRDVSFQVKRGAIFGLLGPNGSGKSTIIRMLLGILPPSDGGAIVLGRDAYIESESIKPRVGYMSQHFSLYADLTVRENLEFYGRIYGLDSQRLEERKQAVLDLTGIHDYIDQLAGTLSGGWKQRLALACSLIHEPDLLFLDEPTAGIDPVARRHLWDLLFELSGRGVTLVVTTHYMDEAERCTDVGYLYLSRLLVLGKPDELKELPQITPEGTQRFELRVPHAAEHLSQLRQQEGVRDATLFGETLHVLIDDTLSPDTLRQHLGVTDQQIELRPITPSLEDVFVTLTANAEKEGANEVQAELSDKTTEAESEEPPVPIAKKSPGQRKSGNPLLGLWAVLVKEFFHIRRQPITLFFMLVVPVMQTIIFGYAIDTEIENIPLVVFDLDGRQSSREMISSFLNTRKFRLLKEVYDEESFHRALTSGRARAGLRIPPNFSDQLLRGEQVEVQVLIDGSDSQVATTAQSTAQLLGLNLSMGRAKNFADTLQVAPSRDENGAIALPIEVRTRLLYNPDLDSAHFFVPGLVGIILQLVTLFLTSFALVRERELGTLEQLFVTPVGRMGLLLGKLIPYAMIGFVELLIVLSVMIYAFGVPVNGSIGLLLALSMLFMVCSLGLGLFVSTVATTQLEAVQFAFIIMLPSVLLSGFMFPRSEMPLPIYLITFAIPVTYFIEILRGIVLRAADFQDLVPSVIGLALCGLAVISGSVMRFQKRL
- a CDS encoding efflux RND transporter periplasmic adaptor subunit gives rise to the protein MVILVLGGLVAYSKFVPPPNVVSGFLEADEIRIGSRVGGRVKQVLVEEGDTVATGQLLVELEPFDLLQREQEAIETLAQREAEYQRLKTGFRVEEIAQAEAKYHQALANYDKLKTGPRPQEIEAARGRKEVAAAELLLAKENFARRNRLYENNTISREEFDAATKELESAQSQVEVRGQELSLLEAGTREEEIRQAEGQMAEAKAAWELAKNGYRAEDIAQAKAARDAAKASVEVIREQKKELNITSPVNGFVEALDLQPGDLVGASAPVMSILDQENLWVRCYVPQNQRAIQVGDKLAVNVDGIPGEEHIGEVVYVARQAEFTPSNVQTLEDRSKLVFRVKVELDEKVGRLRPGMTVDVSLDPLKDAP